The Punica granatum isolate Tunisia-2019 chromosome 4, ASM765513v2, whole genome shotgun sequence sequence AGCATCAGCGCATATGAGCGTTACCTTCTTGCTTTTCTATCACAAACCCAGCAATGAACACCACGTCGGCCACTATATACCCAGAGAATGTGATTGAAACCAAAATCATCTACAGTcagaattaaaaattaaaaattagtaGTGGAAACCGTCACAGTAGTCGAAAGTTTTTCATGTATATAAATGTCCTGAGTTTGTGAATTCCTTTTGATTGAAACTACCTAATCAGGAGGAGCACATGGGTTAGTTTAgtcagagaaaaaaaagaatctataGCAACGAAGAATTAGTCCATATCATTGGAATTCCCAAGTACGTGCAGTGAATACAACTTGAACTGAATAAGACTACAGTAGATGAGAGAATTGTGGCACAATTAACTGGCTTGTCAATGAAAGTTAGAAAGTAGTCAGACTATATGGTTTCCCGAGGCAGAAAGATGGCAATGAGAAGAAGTTCGATGTTAAGTTCTATATAGTCTGCAGCCAAGTTCTATGTTCAATACAATAACCACAATCTTCTATCCTACCAAAGGATGATATTATACTAAATACCTAAGACAGTGTTTGAGTGCAGAAGTGCATGAGAGATGAGACACGCACCTCTCAGGGCAGTATCAATTACTTTAATAGCCACAGTCATCAATGGCCAGCACTCCAAGCAAACATCAGCACCAGAGCAGCAATATCTGACATCATCGTAATCTGACATATCCTGCAGGGAACAAGCATAGCTCAGAATGCAAACTGGAGTTTGAGATagattttttagaaaaagaatCTGAAGAGCAAATTCCTTACTATATCAAAAATGAGTTCCCTCTCCACTGGAGTGAAAACATTATCACCAGATTGTGCATATGCATGCCTCTTAGCAGGCTGCAGAACAGATCTAactcagaaaaggagaaacgGTATACCAGAAAGTGAGAGCAAAAGCATTTAAATAGATTCGAAGATTTTGTATAAGAGAGCATCAATTATCACTTCATCAAAATGATATCCACATTATTGCTTGcaataaatttcattttagGAATTGCAAGAGCGCTGCTACTCTCGAATATGTGACACTCTATATACATTCCAATGAACAAGACTTCAATAATGACAGTCCCTCGCCCCTGAAACATAGGTATCAATGTAATGCCAGAGGAATCTTATGCCTTACATCGACGCTATAAACTGGTCCGATGTCTATTTTGAAAGGGCACTTTTCTTGGATGGAACTCTCAAGCTCAGCTGCACTGGTGAAGGACTGGAAACGCAAGTAAATGTCATTATCCAAGGTAAAAGAGAACTCTCTACGCCCGAAGTAGGTCTGATCACAGCCAGGATGCTTCCCATCTGAAGACAAACAACACATCAAGATAAGGACAAAGGCACATGTTGGGCTGTGCTCGGCTACACAAAATATATCTAGAGATCAAATTACCATTTCCATAGGACATCCATTTGAAGATAtcagagaaaggaaaaagcttTCCTGCAAAACATCAACTCCTTCATTATGACGCAGCAGAATATCAAAGGCGAAACTAGAGGAGCTATTTCAAGGGGCATTACCATAGTAGAATTTGAGGTAATTGGAGTTGAACTTGTCGGGAACAGAATTCCCTTGCTTCTCTCGAGGAGCTCTCGCCTTGTTCCCGTCGATCAACATGTCTGCAGGACCATTCTCGCATTCTTCCCGAGTCATTGTCTGCGGATACACAGTAGGAAGTATGGGGGCAGTTGACTAGCCTGAGATTCTCAGAAGTCTAAAATCAATCcgctaaactgaaacaatagCAAGCATTGCTCTCCTGCTTGGACATATTACACAAGAATTACGCTGGAAGTGAACAAAATTACAGAACCCTAGGGGGAAAATCGTTACCTCTTTCACTTCAGCCAAGCAATTAGACGGCCGCTTCGGTAGCGGGAGCAGCTGCGGCGCATGAAGAGGTCGCCGAGAGtcgaagaaagagagagagggaggagatGGAAGCAGTGAGTGAGTGAAAGGTCGGGATCGCCGAGgtgaggggagagagagagagagagaggggacgACCTGGACGAGAGGAATTTCATGGCGCGAACTGGGAGAAGCATAGAGCAATATTGGCGGGAAACCCCTTAATCTAATATCAGCCCGGGCAATTCTTCTGTGCACCGGGTCCATGAGAACGTACTGAGCTATGGGGGCCACTTTGCAGTTTGCGCCCTCAATTTTATAAGAGAACATTTTGGTCCCTGAAGTTTTAATTTCAGTCCACAAAACCAGAGCACGGAAGACCTCCACAATTCCAACGGAGATCCGCCAGTTTTTCGGATTAATTTTCACATCTTTCTTTCATTATTGGGAAAATAGTTATAGTTATGTTTAACCAAtagcaataatatatatatattttttttttgtgaacgTAACCAGTGCATGATATTTCATATCTAACATTTTGcaaggttatatatatatatctatcatatatatatgtcgtgCCGTGCGTGTAATAgatcaataaaatggcaacTACTCTCCCTAATCATCACTACTCGACACG is a genomic window containing:
- the LOC116206261 gene encoding DNA primase small subunit isoform X1 produces the protein MDPVHRRIARADIRLRGFPPILLYASPSSRHEIPLVQVVPSLSLSLPSPRRSRPFTHSLLPSPPSLSFFDSRRPLHAPQLLPLPKRPSNCLAEVKETMTREECENGPADMLIDGNKARAPREKQGNSVPDKFNSNYLKFYYGKLFPFSDIFKWMSYGNDGKHPGCDQTYFGRREFSFTLDNDIYLRFQSFTSAAELESSIQEKCPFKIDIGPVYSVDPAKRHAYAQSGDNVFTPVERELIFDIDMSDYDDVRYCCSGADVCLECWPLMTVAIKVIDTALRDDFGFNHILWVYSGRRGVHCWVCDRKARRLSNEQRASIADYFRVYKGNENSDKKVSLTSPALHPFLARSYTEVLEGIFEEKLLLSQNILATEERYEKILDMIPDESVTAELRGKWQEKRQSSISNDINVVRWEQLKQLLQSGKHKGKGLRRYVEEIVFSFTYPRLDMEVSKHMNHLLKAPFCVHPKTGRVCVPIDPNSCEEFDPTAVPTLSMLLEELNQGGVRGDVGDDLDRTSLGKSIRYFRSSFLQPLLKSCKEEMESSYNAKLQQMKNSLSW
- the LOC116206261 gene encoding DNA primase small subunit isoform X2, translated to MDPVHRRIARADIRLRGFPPILLYASPSSRHEIPLVQVVPSLSLSLPSPRRSRPFTHSLLPSPPSLSFFDSRRPLHAPQLLPLPKRPSNCLAEVKETMTREECENGPADMLIDGNKARAPREKQGNSVPDKFNSNYLKFYYGKLFPFSDIFKWMSYGNDGKHPGCDQTYFGRREFSFTLDNDIYLRFQSFTSAAELESSIQEKCPFKIDIGPVYSVDPAKRHAYAQSGDNVFTPVERELIFDIDMSDYDDVRYCCSGADVCLECWPLMTVAIKVIDTALRDDFGFNHILWVYSGRRGVHCWVCDRKARRLSNEQRASIADYFRVYKGNENSDKKVSLTSPALHPFLARSYTEVLEGIFEEKLLLSQNILATEERYEKILDMIPDESVTAELRGKWQEKRQSSISNDINVVRWEQLKQLLQSGKHKGKGLRRYVEEIVFSFTYPRLDMEVSKHMNHLLKAPFCVHPKTGRVCVPIDPNSCEEFDPTAVPTLSMLLEELNQGGVRGDVGDAGDFPFDPRSGQNFTWKVN